The sequence TTAACCTCATGAAATCTTGGGATACTTATTTGGATTTTATTCCTTATGATGTCTCCAAAGGAAATAGCTTGAAGATAATTTCAAAAATGTACAACTTAGATCCCAACACTCTATACGTTTTTGGTGATTCCGAAAACGATATAGACATGCTTGAATTAACAAAAAACAGTTTTGCCATGGGAAACGCTAAAGAAGATGTAAAAAAAGTAGCAAATTATTTGATACCAAGTAACGATGAGGACGGTGTGGCATATGCCATTGAAAAGATACTGGCTGACGATATCGACAATGTTAATATTTAGCTTTACTTTTGGAAGTATATACGATATAATACAAGAGGATAATCATATAGTTGGAAAATTTTTTCATACGTTAAAAGATATTGAAATTGCTGAAATAGACCCAAATTACATGGTGGGGTATTTTTTGGATTTACATGAAATAGATTCCGAACTTTGTTATTTGGCGTTAGGTTCAGTTAGAAACTTTTCTTTAATTCAGGATTTTTCAAGAGAATTAGGTTATTACCTTAAAAACTTGGGAATAGATTTTGTTGTATTCGGTAATTTAATGGTTTTGGAAAAAGATGCGGATGATCCTTTAAAGTATATTGGAAATTCCCCTTATTTGATATCTGAAATCATTTACCGAATGATAAGAGGATTAGAAACAAGTGGTGTTACCCCTGTAATCATTGTAACATCTAAAGACGATAGAAACGCAACTCAATCCTTACTTCAAAAAGGCGGATCATTTTACACTTATTCAGATCAAATAAAAAATGTGGACCTCTTTTTTGATGGTAATAATCTTTACCTTCAGAAAAACAATCTATTTTCCCTTCCATGGAATTACGGGAAAGGTACTCTTGAAGAGACTATTCAAGAAATTTTTAGCAATAGCATTATTTTAACGGGATGGCGTGATGAAGGCGAAAATTTATTATATAGAAAAATAAATACTACAGATATAAAATCAGTAACCTATTTTTCTAAATCAGTGGAGGAAAATGCAAAGAAGGTCTTTTCTGGCGAATTACTACCTACCGGAAATAAAAATTGGTAAACGTTCTTTCATTATTTCTTAGGGGGGCTAAAATTGAAAAGTATTGGTTTAGATACATCTGGAAAAATGATCGTAAAAGGACCTCAAAAGGCAAGAGGCATATTGACTGTTTCTGGTTCGAAAAACGCTGTGCTACCAATTATGGGAGCATCCTTACTCACTGATGATGACATTGAGTTAAGAAATGTCCCTGATTTAGCCGACGTTAGAACAATGATCGAAATACTTGAAAGTGCAGGGAAAGTAATAGAACGTTTTGATGATCAACTTATAATTAAAAGCTCCGGAACTATCAATTCTGAGATTCCATATGAACCCGTAAGAAAAATGAGGGCTTCTTTCAACGTTTATGGTCCATTAACCCTTAGAAATGGTTATGCGAAAGTTGCCCTTCCAGGCGGATGTTCTATCGGTGCAAGGCCTGTGGACTTTCATTTAGAGGGTTTAAAGAAGTTGGGAATAGAAAGTACGATCGAACACGGTTTCGTAACCAGTAAATTGAACAATCCCAATAGCCTAATAAATATATCTTTACCTTTTCCAAGTGTTGGAGCCACAGAACATGTCTTAACCACTGCTTGCTTGTTGGAAGGTGTAAAAACGACTATAACTAATTGTGCCATCGAACCAGAGGTAACAGATTTAGTTAACTTTTTAAACAAAATGGGAGCTAAGATAACGGGTGGGGGAACTTCAATATTGAAAATCGTAGGGGTAAAAAAATTATCAGGTGTAAAATACACTATAATCCCTGACAGAATTGAAGCTGGCACCTATATTATACTAGGTAAACTCATTGGCAAAGAACTAACCATAAAAAATGTATCAGCTGAGCATCTAGATAGTTTATTCTCAATATTTGAAAATATAGGAAGCCCAGTGGATTACGATGAGAAAAAAAGAGAAGTAAAAGTAGAAGAAACTTCTATGGATACATTGAACAGTATCAGCATGGAAACATCCCCTTTCCCAGGATTCCCAACAGATTTACAACCTCAAATCACAACATTTTTATCTTTGGTCCCAGGAAGATCTACAATAACTGAATCTGTATTTAAAAGTAGATTTTATCACATCGATGAGTTGAACAGAATGGGAGCAAAGATCAGGGTAGAAGACAATACAGCAATTATAGAAGGGGTAAACAAACTATCAGGGGCACCTGTAGAGGCCACAGATCTAAGGGCCGCTGCAGCGTTACTTATAGCGGGACTCGTTGCAGAAGGAGAAACAATCATCTCAAACGTGGATCATATTTTCAGAGGATACGAAAACATACACGAAAAATTAGAACAAGTGGGTATAGACTTAATTTACGAAAAATAGATTTCTTTCTTATAACTTCAAAAAAGCTGGCTTTAAAAAGCCAGCTTTTTGATTTATGGGTCATCTTAGAATTTA is a genomic window of Petrotoga sibirica DSM 13575 containing:
- the murA gene encoding UDP-N-acetylglucosamine 1-carboxyvinyltransferase; translation: MKSIGLDTSGKMIVKGPQKARGILTVSGSKNAVLPIMGASLLTDDDIELRNVPDLADVRTMIEILESAGKVIERFDDQLIIKSSGTINSEIPYEPVRKMRASFNVYGPLTLRNGYAKVALPGGCSIGARPVDFHLEGLKKLGIESTIEHGFVTSKLNNPNSLINISLPFPSVGATEHVLTTACLLEGVKTTITNCAIEPEVTDLVNFLNKMGAKITGGGTSILKIVGVKKLSGVKYTIIPDRIEAGTYIILGKLIGKELTIKNVSAEHLDSLFSIFENIGSPVDYDEKKREVKVEETSMDTLNSISMETSPFPGFPTDLQPQITTFLSLVPGRSTITESVFKSRFYHIDELNRMGAKIRVEDNTAIIEGVNKLSGAPVEATDLRAAAALLIAGLVAEGETIISNVDHIFRGYENIHEKLEQVGIDLIYEK